The sequence below is a genomic window from Bacteroidales bacterium.
TTGCGACGCACACCATATGACTGCCCCAGATCCTGAAGGAGATGGAGCTGCTACAGTTATGAGTCTTGCTATTCAGGATGCAGGGTTAAAACCAACTGATATTGACTACGTTAATACTCACGGAACTTCAACAGGATTAGGTGATATAGCAGAACCTAAAGCACTGCTAAAAACTTTCGGAGAACACATTTATAAATTAAGTGTAAGCTCTACAAAATCAATGACAGGACACATGTTAGGTGCAGCTGGAGCAATGGAGGCATTAGCATGTATTAATGCTCTTCGCGAAGGCATTATACCACCCACAATCAACCTGTTCAATCTTGACCCGGAAATAGATCCGAAGATTGACTTTACTTTTAACAAAGCTAAAAAACGTGATATTAAAGTAGCTCTTTCAAATAATTTTGGATTTGGAGGGCACAATGCTACCATAATATTCAAAAACATGTAACATTCTCTTACATGCATAAAAGTATTAAAGCTTTAGTTTCAATATTTTATTGCAGTAATAGTGGATTAAGAAAAAAGTTAAAGAAAATAATTGGATTTAATCCGTTAAACATTGAGTATTACAAGCTAGCCTTAATTCACAAATCGGCTTCCTTCGTTTCATCAGACGGCACTACAATAAACAACGAACGCCTTGAATTTCTTGGCGACGCTGTGCTTGGTATGACCGTAGCCGAGTATCTCTACAACAAATATCCCGATATGACAGAGGGAGAACTAACTAAAATACGTTCAAGATATGTGAATGGCACTAATTTAGAAAAGTTTAGTAAAGATTCAGGGATTGATAAAATAATCGTTACACGTGCCAATCTACGAAAATCTATTCACTTAACGGGTGATGCTGTTGAGGCTCTGATAGGTGCAATATTTCTCGATAGAGGATTTGGTAAAGCAAAACTCTTTATAATAAACAAGTTTTTACCCTCATGTATATCTGTTCAAAACAGAAATAATGCAATATATAACTTCAAAAGCGAATTGATTGAGTGGTGTCAACATAAAAAAATTGATTTCAGATACGACACTATACTACATCCTACATCAAACAACCATAGACCGCTTTTTATATCAAATATTTACATTAACGATAGAATAATGGGTGTTGGGGTTGGACGCTCAAAAAAAGATGCAGAACAGGCAGCCTCACGCGAAGCTCTCTACGCTTTTCAATAATAAGTAATTGCAAAATTACTGAACAAACAGCATGGCAAAAAGGAACATAATAACAACACCCGATATTACTAATGATGACAACATTATAATAGGTCTTGTGACAGACATTGTCTCATATATGGCGTGTTATCAAATAAGCTCAATAATGAACTGTCACTTATCAATACATTATTATGAAGATAATGAATCATCAGACGAAACTATATATTTTGAATATTTTAAATGGAGTTCTGAGACTAAGGGTAAAAAAATTTTAGTTATTCCCAATATTCAAAGCTTTGATACATTCGAGAAATCGCCCACATCATCACTTTACGCTAATGAAATAACTATCACAACAAAAGATTACACATTACTTCCTGTATGGAAACATGTAAAATATATTATGCGCTTCGAAGGATATGAAAACAAAGAAATTATTGACATAGCGGAAAAAATTAGGGGGTCAAAAAAAATGCAGCTAGTTATAACAAACTACGCATCAGAAATCGACAATATTTCTGTAATATATTTTTTTAATTAATTACGCAACTTTTTAGTTTTCAACTCTTTTTCTATCACTTTTACCATTTGGTTAAAGCTATCTAAAGTAAAACCATAGCCCTGATATATTAAAACTCCTTTCTTGTTAATAATATAATTTCTAGGTATCATTTTCTCAGCATACATACTATAAATCTTTCTGTCGGGGTCAGCTGCAATATTGAAGGAGAATTTCTTATTACGATTAAATATTTCAAGTTCTCCGATTTGATGCTCTCTGCCTATAGAGATTATCACAAACTCATCATCACTATATTTTTGCCTAAGTAAATTTATATGAGGCATTTCCTCCATACATGGGCGGCACCACGTTGCAAAGAAATTTATAAGAATCACTTTCCCTCTCAACTTGTCAATATCTATAACTTTCCCATCAATGGTTCTGACAGTGAAAGTTGGAGCTGATTTCCCTATATTAACAAACGAATAAGCATCTTCGCTCTGAGAACAAACAAGAAGAGGAAAAGATATGATAATAAAAATAATTACAGACTTAATCATCTCAATAGTATCACTGTCTTGGTATCGTCTCAAAAATCGTGCAAAGTGTAATTTTTTATATCATTAAATTAATCATTATGGCAATAAAGACGTGTTTTTATGCACCTTTGGAAACAGCATTCCAATGTATTGATTAATCCTCGATAATACTAAATCTAATAAAAAAGCAGCCGAACCTGTCGGCTGCTTTTAATCTATAAATAAATTGCTTTCCCGTTAACCTACAATTGATGTAAATACGGCATCGCTAAAATATTTGAAAAACTCTAGGTCTTTTTTAGCATATTCTTTAAGCTCTGGTAACTTTTCACACGCTGTGCGTAAATTGTTCATTGTAAGATCTGAATCTTGACGACGAGCACCAATAATAGCTTTCAAGTAATATACATAAGCATCTTCTTTGTTTTCAACTTTATCAAGAATTTCAAGAGCAGAGTCGTAAGCTCTTTCATTTTGTGTTTGACTGTAGCTTACTACTTTTTGTAATGCATTGTTGAAAGTATCAAATCCTGCTGAGTTGAAAAGATTTCCTGCTTGCTCATATTTTCCTTCTTTCAATGCTATTACAGCTTGGTTGTAACTAGCTTCTTTCGAGCCTGAGCCTCCTGCACTTAAAGTTTCTTTAGCTGCAGCATAATCTTTGCGCATCAATTGGCATGCGCCAACGTTATTTGTTACAGTAGCATTCTTTTCAACATCACCTGCAGCTTTAAAATATTGTTCAGCTTCGTCATATCTACCTTGTTTAAATGCTGCCCAACCACAGTTGTTGTGTGTTCTCCAATCATCTGCATAAAGCTCAGCTGCTTTTTTGTAGATATTATATTGATTGTCTAAATCACCTTCATATAAAGTAGCTGCAAATAAAATTTCTTCGAGTTTTAGTGTATCAGGATTATTGATTGCTAAGTCTTTCAACTCTTCATCTGTATAACCACTTACAGTTACAATAACTTTAAATTCTGCACGACGAAGGTCGGGTAAAATTTGTTTTTTAATTTCTTCGAAAGCAGCAGTTATGTTTTTAATCTCTTTTTCACGTACAACGGGATCGGTGTACATTGAAAGAACTCTCAAGATTAAATCTTTATCTTGAATGTCAGATTCCTGCATTAATTTTTGGAAACCTTCCCAGTCTTCTGCAGTAGAACGAGCTTTATATGCTTCTGGAGCAATCTCAATTTTAGCTTTTTTATATGTTTGATTCAAGAATTTTTGAGAAACATCTTTACGTTTTTCCGAAAGTTTGGTGTTCAACTCTATTGGACCATCGGGAGATGCGTAAGCTTCTAAGATTATGTCTTGAATTTCAACTCTTTCTGCTTGTGAAACTTCAACGATATAATCTTGCAATGCTTTAATCTCTTCTTTTTTCAATTCTGAAGAACGAATGTCTGATTGATTGATAAGGAAGTTGATTTTTGCTCCTTTTTCTTCGCTTGTTGTACGAACGAAATTATCTGAAGCGCGAACAACCATTGCATCTGCTTGAAGCAACAATGGTGTAATTATTACACCGTCAGCAATTTTCTTGTCGAAAATTCCAAGCGTTTTACCTTTCATAGAACCTTCTCCTCTTGCAAAAAGTTCTGCTTGCATCATGCCTTCTTCATATGCGAAGACACCTTCGATTTCAAAGCTTCCTCCTGTATCAAACGATATCGTTTGATTGTTTCCTTGGACATCTTCTCCTTGGAATTTTTTAGAAGGAATAGTAACCTCTTTTCCAGCGAATTTTAGCACTGGAGTAACTTCAAGCTCAGCTTTTTTAATGAAGAATTTCGGAGGAAATGTTCCTTTGATTTTCACTTTTACGCTATCGCCGTGCAATTCTAATATTTGTGGTGTTACCTCAAATCTAACATCGTCGGCTAGCTTTTTCATTTTTTCAAGGTTTTTACAACCGCCAAGTGCAACAACTGAAAGTGCTGCAGCTGATAGTAAAATTAGTCTGATTTTTCTCATATTCATTTGGTGTTTATGTGATTAATATCAAAAATTATTGTTTTAAAAAATTATTTTCAAGTACATGATTACTAATACCAGTGTACAAATTTATTAAATCATTTTTAATAACAAAAACTTTGAGCAAAAAATCTATTTATCTTATCATTTTTATTACATTATTTTTTATGTTGTTAACCTCATGATAATTTGTTTTTAACTTTGTTAAGACTGCCAATAGAGTGTTTAAAAAATTGCTAAATACCTTATTTTCACTACTTTCTAAAATTTCAATGGCTCTATCTGGATCCCCTTTTACCCCTCTATATTTACCTAGTCCAACAAAAACATTTTTTAGCGTATTTAAGTCTTTATAAAGAGTCAACCACTTGTTGCGAACAAAAAAGGGCAACATTACTTTACCTTTAAGTGGTATTATGGAAAAATTTTGTAACAAAATAGTGTTTATTTTTTTTTGAAAATCAAATAATGATAGTTCACAAAATTCTTTCCAATGTTTTGCCAGCACATAATCATATGCCATGTCGGCAATTATTCCGCTGTATCGTCCATGTGATTCAACAAAAAGCTTCTTTACTTCTCTATACTCTTTGTTTCTATCGGTAACAAAATCAATTTGTCTGTGCATAAGTATCCCGCGCGATATTTCAGAAGGGTATTCCTTATATTTGCTTCCTTTAACAAAATCGGCAATAAAATTACCAATCATCAAATCTTCATCTTCGTGTCCTATATATAGATGTGCCAAATAGTTCATAAAATACTGTTCATCAATATCTAATGTTGTATAATATGTTTCTTAACATATACGCTGTGTTAATAAAATGAACACTAATAGTGTTTAATTTTCTTAAATTTGCTAAAAACAAAGTTAATTAAAAAAATAAAGGAGGATTTACTTATGTCTAAAAAAAATGTGATTATTATTGGTGCTGCTGGCAGAGATTTTCACAACTTTAACACTTACTATCGCAATAACGATCAGTTTAATGTGGTAGCATTTACAGCTGCTCAAATTCCCGATATTGACGGCAGAAAATATCCTGCAGAACTAGCAGGACCTTTATATCCACAGGGAATTCCAATTTACGCTGAGAGCGAATTAATGGACTTAATCAAAAAATTTAAAGTTGATGTATGTGTGTTTTCATACAGTGATGTTACCTATCAATATGTTATGAGCCTTGCTGCAAAAATTAACGCTGCAGGAGCAAATTTCGTACTATTAGGAACTAAAGGGACACAAATAAAATCAACAAAACCCGTAATTGCTGTTTGTGCAGTTCGTACTGGTTGTGGTAAGTCGCAAACATCTCGTCGTATTGTAGAATTACTTGAAGCAAAAGGATTAAAAGTTGTTACCATTCGCCACCCAATGCCATATGGAAACATTGCAGCGCAAAAAGTACAACGTTTTGCAAAAATTGAAGACTTAGCTAAACATAAATGTACTATCGAGGAGATGGAAGAGTACGAACCACACGTAGTAGCAGGCAATGTTATCTACTCTGGCGTTGATTATGAAGCTATTCTTCGTGCAGCAGAAAATGATCCCGATGGTTGCGACGTGATTCTTTGGGACGGTGGTAATAACGACTTCTCATTTTATGAAACTGACCTTATGGTTACAGTAGTTGACCCACACCGTGCTGGTCATGAGCTAAATTACTATCCTGGCGAAACCACTTTAAGATTAGCTGATGTTGTTGTAATTAACAAAATTGACACCGCTGATGCTGCAGATATTCAAACGCTACGCGAAAACATTCAAATGGCTGCACCTAAAGCTGTTGTGGTTGATGCAGCGTCTCCAGTCACTGTAGATAAGCCTGAAATGATTAGAGGTAAAAAAGTATTGGTAGTTGAAGATGGTCCAACCTTAACACATGGTGACATGAAACTTGGTGCTGGTATTGTCGCAGCTCGCAAATTTAGTGTTGGTGAACTTGTTGACCCAAGACCATACGCTGTTGGAAAACTTGCAGAGACATTTAAAACATATCCAAATATTGGAACACTACTTCCAGCAATGGGCTACGGAGAACAACAAATCAAAGACCTTGAAAAAACTATTAACGCTACTCCTTGTGATGCCGTTATTATTGCTACTCCTATCGATTTAAGCCGTGTTGTTAAAATTAACAAACCAACCATAAAAATTGGATACGAGCTTCAAGAGATTGGAGAGCCAAATTTGGCAGGACCAATTAACGATTTCATTAAAAAACACAAATTAGGAAAATAGTTTTGTAGTTTAATAACTAAAGCCGGCACAAATAATAATTTGGTTGCCGGCTTTTTTATGATGTTTTAAAACATATCACAATAATTGGGAATTTCGCTTAATTGCGATGTGTTGCCTGTATCAAAATTAACTTTATAACCAAATAGAACCAATCCATTGGTAACTAATAGGTATTCTGCCTTAACTGTTAAGTTGTAATTTGCAATCTGCTCCAAGGTTTCTTGAGTGATTTTTACAACTGGAGCTTTACATTCAACAATCATAACTGGTTTACCAGTTTTGTCACAAACAATAATATCAGTCCTACGCAATCCAACATTACTTTTGTGAGCGGCTTCTGTTTTCATCAAAGCCAATGGATAATTTCTGTGACTAATCAGAAAGTCAACAACATGTTGTCGTACCCACTCTTCTGGAGTTAATACAACCCATGTTTTACGAACTGGATCGAGTATGTATTGTCGATTATCCTCCGTTTTTATTTTTGGATTAATAGGAGGGAATATTAAATCCTGCACTTTATAGAATAATATTTGACTGATTGAGTTAAAAACTTTGTTTTAGTACATTTAGCCATAAAAATAGCTAAACCCATTAGTTTGATTTTTTAAATATATAGTATTGTTTATAATTAATAGGTAATTAATATTTCAACAGATTTATGATTTTCCTGTAAACCATTATTATATAGTAACAAAAATTTGTATCC
It includes:
- a CDS encoding type I restriction enzyme HsdR N-terminal domain-containing protein, whose protein sequence is MQDLIFPPINPKIKTEDNRQYILDPVRKTWVVLTPEEWVRQHVVDFLISHRNYPLALMKTEAAHKSNVGLRRTDIIVCDKTGKPVMIVECKAPVVKITQETLEQIANYNLTVKAEYLLVTNGLVLFGYKVNFDTGNTSQLSEIPNYCDMF
- a CDS encoding GTPase, giving the protein MSKKNVIIIGAAGRDFHNFNTYYRNNDQFNVVAFTAAQIPDIDGRKYPAELAGPLYPQGIPIYAESELMDLIKKFKVDVCVFSYSDVTYQYVMSLAAKINAAGANFVLLGTKGTQIKSTKPVIAVCAVRTGCGKSQTSRRIVELLEAKGLKVVTIRHPMPYGNIAAQKVQRFAKIEDLAKHKCTIEEMEEYEPHVVAGNVIYSGVDYEAILRAAENDPDGCDVILWDGGNNDFSFYETDLMVTVVDPHRAGHELNYYPGETTLRLADVVVINKIDTADAADIQTLRENIQMAAPKAVVVDAASPVTVDKPEMIRGKKVLVVEDGPTLTHGDMKLGAGIVAARKFSVGELVDPRPYAVGKLAETFKTYPNIGTLLPAMGYGEQQIKDLEKTINATPCDAVIIATPIDLSRVVKINKPTIKIGYELQEIGEPNLAGPINDFIKKHKLGK
- a CDS encoding DUF479 domain-containing protein, with amino-acid sequence MNYLAHLYIGHEDEDLMIGNFIADFVKGSKYKEYPSEISRGILMHRQIDFVTDRNKEYREVKKLFVESHGRYSGIIADMAYDYVLAKHWKEFCELSLFDFQKKINTILLQNFSIIPLKGKVMLPFFVRNKWLTLYKDLNTLKNVFVGLGKYRGVKGDPDRAIEILESSENKVFSNFLNTLLAVLTKLKTNYHEVNNIKNNVIKMIR
- a CDS encoding TlpA family protein disulfide reductase — translated: MRRYQDSDTIEMIKSVIIFIIISFPLLVCSQSEDAYSFVNIGKSAPTFTVRTIDGKVIDIDKLRGKVILINFFATWCRPCMEEMPHINLLRQKYSDDEFVIISIGREHQIGELEIFNRNKKFSFNIAADPDRKIYSMYAEKMIPRNYIINKKGVLIYQGYGFTLDSFNQMVKVIEKELKTKKLRN
- the rnc gene encoding ribonuclease III, with the translated sequence MHKSIKALVSIFYCSNSGLRKKLKKIIGFNPLNIEYYKLALIHKSASFVSSDGTTINNERLEFLGDAVLGMTVAEYLYNKYPDMTEGELTKIRSRYVNGTNLEKFSKDSGIDKIIVTRANLRKSIHLTGDAVEALIGAIFLDRGFGKAKLFIINKFLPSCISVQNRNNAIYNFKSELIEWCQHKKIDFRYDTILHPTSNNHRPLFISNIYINDRIMGVGVGRSKKDAEQAASREALYAFQ